The Lineus longissimus chromosome 2, tnLinLong1.2, whole genome shotgun sequence genome window below encodes:
- the LOC135482443 gene encoding ceramide glucosyltransferase-like isoform X1 → MMILDSMKLPHTIVLWGVLALVPWVNLLSGLSKWFSSIRVLETIILMNPHCTLQRMFVMDEVTLSYITFVLAVIPIISECVIIGAFITSILYSRLQFYKKPNRDSLIGDAPGVSIIKPLMGLDNFLETNLESHFLISYPKFELLFCVQDDQDPAINVVNKFMERYPKVDAKIFLGGKDGVINPMVHNMAPGYENAKYDLVWVSTSRIKATTDLLYDMVIRIQDPKCALVHQMPYTTDQKGLAATVEKVYFGTALARMYVAVNVWGFCCVTGMSYLVKKTELDKVHGLVWYGKYLAEDFFLSQALHSQGFRHRVASVPAQQNVASTSIAAYKDRMVRWLRLRMNMMPVVAGFIEPMIECFALGVYMSWSVYHFFALNPYIFFGCHVLVWIALDYILIRGVQGAEPLPFSIPEFVVAWFIRELLTVWVYFEALFNVRHIRWGKRRYRLSLGGHTEIVSDKSVLPL, encoded by the exons ATGATGATACTGGACAGCATGAAACTACCACACACGATCGTACTCTGGGGCGTCCTGGCGCTCGTTCCGTGGGTCAACTTGCTCAGCGGATTATCAAAATGGTTCTCGAGCATTCGCGTTCTCGAGACAATCATTTTAATGAACCCACATTGTACATTACAGAGAATGTTCGTAATGGATGAAGTGACATTGTCCTACATTACATTCGTGTTGGCCGTGATACCAATTATATCAGAATGCGTTATCATCGGAGCATTTATAACATCTATTTTATACAG TCGCCTGCAGTTTTACAAAAAACCAAACCGAGATTCTTTAATAGGGGATGCGCCCGGTGTGTCAATCATCAAACCTCTCATGGGACTTGATAACTTTTTAGAAACAAATTTAGAAAGTCACTTTCTAATTAGTTATCCAAAG TTCGAGTTACTATTCTGTGTTCAAGATGATCAAGATCCAGCCATTAACGTTGTCAATAAATTCATGGAGCGATATCCAAAAGTTGACGCTAAAATTTTTCTCG ggGGTAAAGATGGTGTCATTAACCCTATGGTGCACAACATGGCCCCTGGCTACGAGAATGCAAAATATGACTTAGTTTGGGTTAGCACGAGTAGGATAAAAG CTACCACTGATCTCTTGTACGACATGGTTATACGAATCCAGGATCCCAAATGTGCTCTTGTTCATCAGATGCCCTATACTACTGATCAGAAGGGTTTAGCGGCAACTGTAGAAAAG GTGTACTTTGGTACCGCTTTGGCCAGGATGTATGTCGCTGTCAATGTGTGGGGCTTCTGCTGTGTAACAGGCATGTCATATCTCGTCAAGAAGACAGAGTTAGACAAAGTCCATGGCCTTGTTTGGTATGGGAAATACTTAGCTGAAGACTTCTTCTTATCACAGGCCCTCCATTCCCA GGGTTTCCGTCACCGAGTAGCCTCAGTCCCAGCTCAGCAGAACGTCGCTAGCACCTCAATCGCTGCTTACAAGGACCGCATGGTGCGATGGCTGAGACTGCGTATGAACATGATGCCAGTTGTGGCCGGATTCATCGAGCCGATGATTGAATGTTTTGCCCTTGGTGTCTACATGTCGTGGTCGGTCTACCATTTCTTCGCGTTGAATCCCTACATCTTTTTCGGGTGCCATGTGCTAGTTTGGATTGCATTAGATTATATTTTGATAAGGGGAGTTCAG GGTGCTGAGCCATTGCCATTTTCCATCCCAGAGTTTGTGGTGGCTTGGTTTATTCGTGAGCTATTAACGGTGTGGGTCTACTTCGAGGCCCTCTTCAACGTTAGACATATTAGGTGGGGAAAACGCAGGTACAGACTTTCATTAGGAGGACATACAGAAATCGTCTCGGACAAATCAGTTCTACCCCTATGA
- the LOC135482443 gene encoding ceramide glucosyltransferase-B-like isoform X2, with amino-acid sequence MFVMDEVTLSYITFVLAVIPIISECVIIGAFITSILYSRLQFYKKPNRDSLIGDAPGVSIIKPLMGLDNFLETNLESHFLISYPKFELLFCVQDDQDPAINVVNKFMERYPKVDAKIFLGGKDGVINPMVHNMAPGYENAKYDLVWVSTSRIKATTDLLYDMVIRIQDPKCALVHQMPYTTDQKGLAATVEKVYFGTALARMYVAVNVWGFCCVTGMSYLVKKTELDKVHGLVWYGKYLAEDFFLSQALHSQGFRHRVASVPAQQNVASTSIAAYKDRMVRWLRLRMNMMPVVAGFIEPMIECFALGVYMSWSVYHFFALNPYIFFGCHVLVWIALDYILIRGVQGAEPLPFSIPEFVVAWFIRELLTVWVYFEALFNVRHIRWGKRRYRLSLGGHTEIVSDKSVLPL; translated from the exons ATGTTCGTAATGGATGAAGTGACATTGTCCTACATTACATTCGTGTTGGCCGTGATACCAATTATATCAGAATGCGTTATCATCGGAGCATTTATAACATCTATTTTATACAG TCGCCTGCAGTTTTACAAAAAACCAAACCGAGATTCTTTAATAGGGGATGCGCCCGGTGTGTCAATCATCAAACCTCTCATGGGACTTGATAACTTTTTAGAAACAAATTTAGAAAGTCACTTTCTAATTAGTTATCCAAAG TTCGAGTTACTATTCTGTGTTCAAGATGATCAAGATCCAGCCATTAACGTTGTCAATAAATTCATGGAGCGATATCCAAAAGTTGACGCTAAAATTTTTCTCG ggGGTAAAGATGGTGTCATTAACCCTATGGTGCACAACATGGCCCCTGGCTACGAGAATGCAAAATATGACTTAGTTTGGGTTAGCACGAGTAGGATAAAAG CTACCACTGATCTCTTGTACGACATGGTTATACGAATCCAGGATCCCAAATGTGCTCTTGTTCATCAGATGCCCTATACTACTGATCAGAAGGGTTTAGCGGCAACTGTAGAAAAG GTGTACTTTGGTACCGCTTTGGCCAGGATGTATGTCGCTGTCAATGTGTGGGGCTTCTGCTGTGTAACAGGCATGTCATATCTCGTCAAGAAGACAGAGTTAGACAAAGTCCATGGCCTTGTTTGGTATGGGAAATACTTAGCTGAAGACTTCTTCTTATCACAGGCCCTCCATTCCCA GGGTTTCCGTCACCGAGTAGCCTCAGTCCCAGCTCAGCAGAACGTCGCTAGCACCTCAATCGCTGCTTACAAGGACCGCATGGTGCGATGGCTGAGACTGCGTATGAACATGATGCCAGTTGTGGCCGGATTCATCGAGCCGATGATTGAATGTTTTGCCCTTGGTGTCTACATGTCGTGGTCGGTCTACCATTTCTTCGCGTTGAATCCCTACATCTTTTTCGGGTGCCATGTGCTAGTTTGGATTGCATTAGATTATATTTTGATAAGGGGAGTTCAG GGTGCTGAGCCATTGCCATTTTCCATCCCAGAGTTTGTGGTGGCTTGGTTTATTCGTGAGCTATTAACGGTGTGGGTCTACTTCGAGGCCCTCTTCAACGTTAGACATATTAGGTGGGGAAAACGCAGGTACAGACTTTCATTAGGAGGACATACAGAAATCGTCTCGGACAAATCAGTTCTACCCCTATGA
- the LOC135483594 gene encoding phosphorylated adapter RNA export protein-like — protein sequence MAAARFSYRGTTSRAIPSSGSEASSSEEEAGTWKRKRIRQSGVEEMEGSEVFHNPNLSSGHSGRQSFKRNNVWGDVVSEQTVNQDLSSFGVGAEADVAHTVSRDVESYKVSKDMLELVNKDIEEGSDRNMEEDGNANAAEDSDKDDIFETKIFGKKCVKDRLGCSSSSRQYRDMDNIDSDDDADSKAKNRRGWRKRERTQEKNEDFNSLLQRYQKEREEIKVGEKRKRERAKRFATKKADEEQVEEMEETPAVTTATAGDEPEVVLKHVMKGLEEDNMKLFTQILDVVGNKKMLDVYAKTLDVEDVGGMMTLDGRRRRTAGGVFIQLLKSDKDVTKEQLDSIFSESQEQWKRKKLKARKMKRKRQAVEAHWEVKKSMLAPGMEDVYRKLLDDQLTSLKDEPQKSQQENNPADRVKMEADAKEEFEETMESVEAGVAAVVTPPPSPEEGSEEGEILD from the exons ATGGCTGCAGCTAGATTTTCTTATCGTGGGACGACATCCAGAGCCATACCATCATCGGGCTCAGAGGCGAGCTCGAGTGAAGAAGAAGCTGGAACATGGAAGCGAAAGCGTATCCGTCAAAGTGGCGTTGAGGAAATGGAGGGAAGCGAAGTCTTCCACAACCCAAATCTGTCGTCAGGTCATTCGGGGAGACAGTCCTTCAAACGCAACAATGTGTGGGGTGATGTTGTTAGCGAACAAACAGTAAACCAGGACCTGTCTTCATTCGGTGTCGGTGCTGAAGCAGACGTTGCTCACACCGTGTCACGTGATGTTGAGAGTTATAAAGTCAGCAAAGACATGTTGGAATTGGTCAACAAGGACATTGAGGAGGGTAGTGATAGAAATATGGAGGAGGACGGTAATGCAAATGCTGCAGAGGACTCTGATAAGGACGATATATTCGAAACGAAAATCTTTGGTAAGAAGTGTGTAAAAGATAGACTTGGTTGTTCTAGTTCGTCGCGGCAGTACCGAGATATGGATAACATTGACAGTGATGACGATGCTGATTCAAAGGCTAAAAATAGACGCGGTTGGAGGAAAAGGGAACGTACTCAAGAAAAGAATGAGGACTTTAATAGTTTGCTTCAGCGATACCAGAAAGAGAGGGAGGAAATCAAGGTCGGAGAAAAAAGAAAGCGGGAACGAGCGAAGAGATTTGCGACAAAGAAGGCAGACGAGGAACAAGTAGAAGAGATGGAGGAAACCCCGGCAGTTACTACAGCAACCGCTGGTGATGAACCTGAAGTTGTCCTGAAACATGTTATGAAAGGTCTTGAGGAGGATAACATGAAGTTATTCA CTCAGATTCTCGATGTTGTCGGTAATAAGAAGATGTTAGATGTCTATGCTAAGACTTTGGATGTAGAGGACGTTGGAGGAATGATGACATTG gatgGTCGCCGGAGACGAACCGCtggtggtgtttttattcaGTTACTGAAATCGGACAAGGATGTTACAAAGGAACAACTGGATTCAATATTTTCAGAGTCTCAAGAGCAATGGAAGAGAAAGAAACTCAAGGC aagaaaaatgaaaagaaaaagacaagcaGTGGAGGCCCACTGGGAGGTCAAGAAAAGTATGCTAGCTCCGGGAATGGAGGATGTCTATCGTAAACTACTGGACGACCAATTAACGTCTCTCAAAGATGAACCACAGAAGTCACAACAGGAAAATAATCCAGCAGACAGAGTAAAAATGGAAGCGGACGCAAAGGAGGAGTTTGAGGAGACAATGGAGTCAGTTGAGGCGGGTGTGGCTGCTGTTGTTACCCCTCCACCAAGTCCTGAGGAGGGAAGTGAGGAAGGTGAAATCTTGGATTGA
- the LOC135482444 gene encoding uncharacterized protein LOC135482444, producing MESYYGTDNTRPTRPFDGSCLSSHVVSDDCPTKTMMQVETDAVPISSSKEETPIKKKPGMDLKTYGDDTVESSGMDSMPTSNCKYPIEADPEIGDSSGKGSPIDDAKAKRVQDEEISSSSKPREMEMDENGFPVGLEKMKFADVIIPEDEYPDWKKEGQYDGLLVYHEKDEKCALEFLEKVQRHKRPDGTPLRISYLQQIADEAGKNENEKLEYYCNKSTYLMMFLTKNFCEDLQWMYFYQHRIVIHSVTDMTKRWCAIPIHTEYWRKPKSYKTPFALQGIRGICLEDSHWEEGAERMFRERFKLLKDRLYEENLKFKRWYMREQGTRLIKWKKDKKLYLEKLKKDEEEMQKQLEAGESEPMEQDMPHPSAPGVQVQRNVGASAERSPPRAPGNAWTTPAQNASAAATGTAVQPPATMSPEQLQQMFMAIQQNPQLLQSLQGLSGGQGPVINISADVVNFGNQSQTTIQKPGEGEDDDDDY from the exons ATGGAGAGCTACTATGGGACAGACAACACCCGGCCAACGCGACCTTTCGATGGAAGCTGTCTTTCTTCCCATGTTGTTTCGGATGACTGTCCGACGAAAACAATGATGCAAGTGGAAACGGATGCAGTCCCAATCTCGTCATCTAAAGAAGAAACTCCAATTAAAAAGAAGCCTGGCATGGATTTAAAAACTTATG GTGATGACACAGTTGAAAGCTCTGGGATGGACTCGATGCCCACGTCCAACTGCAAGTATCCGATTGAGGCAGATCCAGAGATAGGTGATAGTTCGGGGAAAGGAAGTCCCATTGATGATGCCAAAGCTAAACGCGTCCAGGATGAAGAGATATCGAGCTCATCAAAACCCAGGGAAATGGAGATGGATGAGAACGGCTTCCCTGTTGGTCTGGAGAAGATGAAGTTTGCCGATGTTATTATCCCAGAGGACGAATATCCAGATTGGAAAAAAGAAGGACAGTATGATGGGTTGTTGGTGTAtcatgaaaaagatgaaaaatgtgcACTGGAATTTCTTGAAAAAGTACAACGTCACAAACGACCAGATGGAACACCCTTGCGGATCTCTTATCTTCAGCAGATTGCAGATGAAGCgggaaagaatgaaaatgaaaagttggAGTATTATTGTAATAAGAGCACATATCTGATGATGTTCCTTACCAAAAACTTTTGTGAAGACCTGCAATGGATGTACTTTTACCAGCATAGAATTGTCATACATTCAGTTACAGACATGACAAAAAGATGGTGTGCGATCCCAATTCACACAGAGTATTGGAGGAAACCCAAGTCGTATAAAACACCGTTTGCATTACAAGGTATTCGAGGAATCTGTTTGGAGGACAGCCATTGGGAGGAAGGTGCAGAGCGAATGTTTCGGGAAAGATTCAAACTTCTCAAAGATCGACTCTACGAGGAGAACTTGAAATTTAAACGTTGGTATATGCGGGAGCAGGGGACACGCCTGATAAAATGGAAAAAGGACAAGAAGTTATATCTGGAAAAACTGAAGAAGGATGAAGAAGAAATGCAAAAGCAACTTGAAGCCGGAGAGAGTGAGCCAATGGAGCAAGATATGCCACACCCCTCGGCTCCTGGTGTCCAAGTCCAGAGAAATGTGGGTGCTTCAGCCGAGCGTAGTCCACCAAGGGCCCCAGGCAATGCATGGACAACTCCTGCACAAAACGCCTCTGCTGCGGCAACTGGTACAGCTGTTCAGCCACCAGCCACAATGTCACCCGAACAATTGCAACAAATGTTTATGGCTATACAGCAGAACCCACAACTGTTGCAGTCCTTGCAAGGCCTTTCTGGGGGTCAAGGTCCTGTCATCAACATAAGTGCAGATGTTGTGAATTTTGGGAACCAAAGCCAGACGACCATTCAGAAGCCTGGAGAAGGagaggatgatgacgatgattacTGA